AGCAACTGCCACTCAACCCCGAACTGCGACAGAAAACCGAGCGGGTTTCCGCCCGACGCTAATATTGCGGACATATTCCGACGTCCCTTTTATTTGCCGAGGAAGAGCGCGTAGAACGCAACGGCTTCCGCCAGAGCCATTCCGAGAATGCCCAAAACCATGATTTTACCGAACGCCCCCGGATTGCGGCCCACCGCGTCAACCGACTTCATGCCGACCAGCGCTACGCCGAGAGCCGCGCCCATGCAGCCGAGCGCGCCCTGTATGCTGCCGCTTATCGAGCCCATTTGATTTACCGCATCTGCCAATATGTTCATCATTGTCTTTTTCTTTTGTTTGGTGTTTTAATGTTCCTCCTCCTGCCCTGTCAGCAGTCCGATATAGACGGCGGTCAGCAGTGAGAAGAGAAAAGCCTGTATCAGCCCTATCAGCATTTCGAGCAG
The Opitutia bacterium KCR 482 genome window above contains:
- a CDS encoding ATP synthase F0 subunit C; amino-acid sequence: MMNILADAVNQMGSISGSIQGALGCMGAALGVALVGMKSVDAVGRNPGAFGKIMVLGILGMALAEAVAFYALFLGK